Part of the Montipora foliosa isolate CH-2021 chromosome 13, ASM3666993v2, whole genome shotgun sequence genome is shown below.
ATACGCGTGGACGGGCAAATTGATTTCAATACGTTAGGCTGAATGGACCTTTTTTTTTATCcgcagaaaaaaagttgtggatTCAAAATATTCGGATACATGTGGACGGGGCCtcaatcaatcaaatcaatTGCTTCTGTAAGTTGACGCTCACTCTTTCGGTCTCAGTTTCATTTCAGAACTTTtcaaggaataataatgacCTCTGAAGTAATACCAATTGACTCCATCAGCAAAAGAGACATGTGGTCCGCCGAGGTATTGTCCGTTAAGATTTGATGTATGGCAGTATCGATACCACCAAGCGCCTTTGAACCTCTCTGCACAAGAACTAGGATAAAAGTCGTTATCTTGATCTTTGGTAGAAAACTGCATGTcactatgaaaaaaaaagagagaaacgaGTCAGAGGCAAACGCACTTACGACTTATCTCAGGCTGCTTGTGATCAGGGACATCAGGATGGCAACGTATTTAAGGCAGTGCATCAATTCGCACGCAGCGATCACTTAGGAAACATCGTTTGCGCGCTCGCTGCCTTTCCTTGAGCTTCTCGAACTCCGAAAACACGAGTCTTGCCATCATTATGCTTTTAACTCCAGTCAAGATTCAAAATGCAGTATAATGCCATTCCGCGAAGTGTCATGTTAAATTGATAAAGTTACTTTCATTTCAGTcctaaaaaaacataaaaaaaaactccaaCCAATTGCAACAAACGAAAACAATGAGGTAAGCTATTAAGAATTCCGAGAGTCGACGTAAGTCAATGATGGCTTGGGCAAACACGGCCTTTAATAGAAGTGCAACCTATAACCTCCTGACAAGAAGCAACTTCGGATGCTCCTTCGCTGAACTACAGGGGAATCGTAAGAATGAAGCCATTAAATCAGATTCATGTGACAAACGTCCTGCACACTACCATGACTAACTTGCTATGTTAATATGCAATTGTTCTCAAGAAGATAAGGATTGTTTTAAGCCGGGAAATAAAGGATCGGAAGATCTGTAATGATCGATAATGATTCGAGCAAACTAAGTCAAAATCCGAGTACTCCAATCAGGACTTGAAGTTCTACCTTTCTCTACCATTTCCGATGCCGCGAATccaggcagtgaggacaaaaacccCAAATATCATTGTGTTCGTTGGTGAgggacaataatattgtttcccCATGACAACGTGAAATATGAAGACACGTGCtgcttttgttagttttttaaatttttattgagATACTTAGTATCAAGTAACTTCAAGTAGTAAAGGTTGAGATCACGGACTCTTTGGCCTGGGCACAAATGCAACTTATCAATGTTGACGGCAAATCTTAATGATGCCCAACCTTACAGTAATCAACCTAGACAGGTAAGTATAGGCGTACGAGCCGAGGGGACAAGCAAAAAGCTTATGATTCGGTCAAAAGCACTTGAGATAAATCTTCTTCAAcaacccccttcccccccccccccccccaccggtCCTAATGTGCCCGTACGCTTATGCAGGTATGTGTGCATGAATTGATTGTTGTTTTCTTACTTGTGGTATTTCATGGAGTCGCCTGCTGTGCCATGGTATCCACCAATCCAAAGCCGATATTTATCTGCACCATCAGACACCTTAAAAAGCGAATATTCGGCGAATGTAATAACCCCATCAAAATCTTCCAAGTCAACTCTCAGTGTCATGTTACCAGCGGCCGATAAGCGATGAGTTTTGTCATTCCCGAGCCAAAATTCGCCGTTCAGATTTCCAAATCCAAATTTGTACTCCGCCCATCCACGATAGAATTTAACAGAGCCATCCACCCGTCGCTGGAAAACGGTCCAGCCCCCTCCGTCCGTGGTCATGTCACACCACACGGTCATTGGGTTAATACCATCCGGGTTGATGTTGTACACGCCACTGGAATGAATCCCGCTTTTAAGAAGGTGAAAGCAGGTTCTCGGTTCTAGAATGAAAGTGATGATGACAATCTAGTACACACTGAAAGTGAATACCGAGCTTAGCTAAAGTAGCGGAAAATAACATTGTAAATTAACATTATTAGATTCGCTTATCGTAGTGCATGCGTTTATAATTAGGTCGCATCATCGTTGGGATATGTAATTTCCAGCCCTTTCTGACGTGATTTCATGCATGTCAGGTGTTATTTTGGCAAAcgttaaaattgttagttatagTTTGTACAACTATGTGCTGTTTGCTTTGGTCATACTCAAAAGTATTAGGATCATAACATGGTGTCAGCTTTCACCACGAGACAGGAATCGACGAGGAACGTTCGCAAGTACAGCGCTCGGCACTGTTAACAGCTGCAGGTGAAGAGGCAGTTGAAATCTTCAATACTATCCGTCTTAGCAACGCTAACGGAACAAAGAGAGAAGTTGCTATTAGCAAGTTCGAAGAATATTGTACACCGAAGAAGGATATTACGTAGGAGCAACGTATTTTCAACACCGGGGGCGGGCACAAGGAGTGACCGAGTCAATTGATGCCTATGTCACGGAAGTACGCATACGTGCAAGCAAGTGAATTTGGAGAGCTGCTTGATTCTTTGATTCGTGATCGTATTGTATAATAGTAGAAGATGCTAATCTCTGCGTTTAAGTTAAATTGAAATGACTGCAATGGTTCACAGCAAATGACCGATCAATCTTTTAAGTAAAAGTAAATCGAAATAAGTAGGTTTTCAGTTCCTttttaaatacatttatttcccTCAGTTGGGGAGGTAATGAGTTACACAACACAGGTGACTTATcatttaaaatgataaaaaaaagcaCTTCTTTTACAAAAGTACATAGATAGATACTTAATTCAATATCAGTTGCATAGCAACCATATAGCTGAAttatgtatgtacatgtacagctaCAATAATGAATAATTTTCTAATAGTTATAACAAATGCTTCAATACTTAAAACTCTTGATATATATGTAACTTtgtaatattaaataataaagtCTAAAAGataacatcttttttttttgtttgtgcatGTTGGATGGAACTTGAATGCTGCACTGAGAAAGCGACATTTTGTCACCAAGAGTAAACCAAGTCTTGATATTCGGAGGTTGCAGTGGTGACTCTGTTCGATCTAAGAGTGTACTTATATGGATTTACGTTTTACAATTACAAGATCACATATGTTCTTGGGGGCGAGTCCATAAATAGCTTTGAATGCAAGCGTAACTATCTTGAAGTCGATTCTGAACTTGATGGGAAGCCAGTGTTAGCTCACATAAGCATGTGGTGATATGGCAGATCTTGGAGTGTTGCCCACGCGTTTTAAACACCCCGAGGCTTACAAAGCTTTCGTAGGCCAAGCAATTGGGCATTGCAATGATCTAACCAGTTTGTTATAAAGGCATGGATGAGTATTTTCACTGTTTCTTGACTAAGATATTTGCTGATACGCGATAAGTTATACATAGAAGGTAATGTGCACATCTGCAGACGTTATCTACATGTATAACTATGGAGACGTTGCTGTCAAACTTTTCACGGACTAATTTCACATTAAATATCATAATGTaatggatttgatgataaaaattacgggcagaaacatacttattaaagacaacgtttcggtgtcctcatgacaccatcatcaggtcaaatataatattttacagataactcgaatattaatgttcaagattaagttcaaagtccctagaggctaggtgaaaagttttgcctttatcgagtcactgtggatattcagacacggtttgtactcgcgaa
Proteins encoded:
- the LOC137983744 gene encoding microfibril-associated glycoprotein 4-like, which encodes MRLCLLLFYGSVAYGITRIVDPDFEGVNFAKALIGKKLNGSVFRVISVDSEDFCQVECVEDIRCLSYNFGTTDEKSNFICELSNSDRFTSHVNYTEDEKWLYRGLQSACETEKCPCGDKGICIPSYGGEKWKCKYSPGYTGIPCEPRTCFHLLKSGIHSSGVYNINPDGINPMTVWCDMTTDGGGWTVFQRRVDGSVKFYRGWAEYKFGFGNLNGEFWLGNDKTHRLSAAGNMTLRVDLEDFDGVITFAEYSLFKVSDGADKYRLWIGGYHGTAGDSMKYHNDMQFSTKDQDNDFYPSSCAERFKGAWWYRYCHTSNLNGQYLGGPHVSFADGVNWYYFRGHYYSLKSSEMKLRPKE